One bacterium DNA segment encodes these proteins:
- a CDS encoding FAD-binding protein, which produces MLAPRIVDGLIELVGGDGVIARGSAARVYECDGWTLERRVPEVVVLPRTPEEVAAVVRLLHRHGVAFVPRGAGTGLSGGCLPVAAPVMICTSRLRQIVSIDLANRRAVVEAGVVNLAVSRAVARHGLFYAPDPSSQSACTIGGNVAENSGGPHTLKYGVTTNHVLGLELVLPDGEVVTLGGAVEDVPGYDLRGLVIGAEGTMGLVTRATLRLTRTPEGVRTLLGVFATVDAACQAVSGIIAAGIVPAALEMMDQLMIAAVEAAFQVGLPTDAGAVLLIELDGAGAELDQQARAASDVCHAQGAREVRVARDEAERAALWKCRKRAFGAVGRLAPNYCTQDGVVPRTKVPDILRAIAGVAARHRLRIANVFHAGDGNIHPILLYDERDADEVRRVIAAGHEILRACVDLGGSITGEHGIGVEKINELPLLFAPQDLRAMQALRAAFDPEQRCNPGKIFPTPGACVEVTRPRRQVPA; this is translated from the coding sequence ATGCTGGCGCCGCGGATCGTGGACGGATTGATCGAGCTGGTCGGCGGCGACGGCGTGATCGCGCGCGGGTCGGCGGCGCGGGTCTACGAATGCGACGGCTGGACGCTGGAGCGGCGGGTCCCCGAGGTGGTGGTGCTGCCGCGCACGCCGGAGGAGGTGGCGGCGGTGGTGCGGCTGCTGCACCGGCACGGCGTCGCCTTCGTGCCGCGCGGCGCCGGCACCGGGCTCTCCGGCGGCTGCCTGCCGGTCGCGGCGCCGGTGATGATCTGCACCAGCCGCCTGCGGCAGATCGTGTCCATCGACCTCGCCAACCGGCGCGCCGTCGTCGAGGCGGGGGTGGTGAACCTCGCCGTGTCGCGCGCCGTCGCGCGCCACGGCCTCTTCTACGCCCCCGATCCGTCGAGCCAGTCGGCCTGCACCATCGGCGGCAACGTCGCCGAGAACTCCGGCGGTCCGCACACGCTGAAATACGGGGTCACCACCAACCACGTGCTCGGGCTGGAGCTGGTGCTGCCCGACGGCGAGGTGGTGACGCTCGGCGGCGCGGTGGAGGACGTGCCCGGCTACGACCTGCGCGGCCTGGTGATCGGCGCCGAGGGCACCATGGGACTGGTGACGCGCGCCACCCTGCGCCTCACCCGGACGCCGGAGGGCGTGCGCACACTGCTCGGCGTGTTCGCGACCGTCGACGCGGCGTGCCAGGCGGTCTCCGGGATCATCGCCGCCGGCATCGTCCCGGCGGCGCTGGAGATGATGGACCAGCTCATGATCGCCGCCGTCGAGGCGGCGTTCCAGGTCGGGCTGCCGACCGACGCCGGCGCGGTGCTGCTCATCGAGCTCGACGGCGCGGGCGCCGAGCTCGACCAGCAGGCGCGCGCGGCGTCCGACGTCTGCCACGCCCAGGGCGCGCGCGAGGTGCGGGTGGCGCGCGACGAGGCCGAGCGGGCGGCGCTGTGGAAGTGCCGCAAGCGCGCCTTCGGCGCGGTCGGCCGCCTGGCGCCGAACTACTGCACCCAGGACGGCGTCGTGCCGCGCACCAAGGTGCCCGACATCCTGCGCGCCATCGCCGGCGTCGCGGCGCGCCATCGCCTGCGCATCGCCAACGTGTTCCACGCCGGCGACGGCAACATCCATCCCATCCTGCTCTACGACGAGCGCGACGCCGACGAGGTGCGGCGGGTGATCGCCGCCGGGCACGAGATCCTGCGCGCCTGCGTCGATCTCGGCGGCAGCATCACCGGCGAGCACGGCATCGGCGTCGAGAAGATCAACGAGCTGCCGCTGCTCTTCGCGCCCCAGGATCTGCGCGCCATGCAGGCGCTGCGCGCCGCTTTCGACCCCGAGCAGCGCTGCAATCCGGGCAAGATCTTTCCCACCCCCGGCGCCTGCGTCGAGGTGACGCGGCCGCGCCGCCAGGTGCCGGCATGA
- a CDS encoding GatB/YqeY domain-containing protein: MADEARLQRDLQDAMRARDRLRIDVLRGVIAAVKNAKVDKQVPELPEAEIVAVLRKELNKRSEIAEFARQAGRDETVAQAEAERAILDAYLPAQMDAAALEAAIRAIAGELGGVQIGPIMAELRKRHAGQFDGKLASELVKKLAS, translated from the coding sequence GTGGCCGACGAGGCTCGCCTGCAACGCGACCTGCAGGACGCGATGCGCGCCCGCGACCGGCTGCGCATCGACGTCCTGCGGGGCGTCATCGCCGCGGTGAAGAACGCCAAGGTGGACAAGCAGGTGCCGGAGCTGCCGGAGGCGGAGATCGTCGCCGTCCTCCGCAAGGAGCTGAACAAGCGCAGCGAGATCGCCGAATTCGCGCGCCAGGCCGGGCGCGACGAGACGGTCGCCCAGGCGGAGGCGGAACGGGCCATCCTCGACGCCTATCTGCCGGCGCAGATGGACGCCGCGGCGCTGGAGGCCGCGATCCGCGCCATCGCCGGCGAGCTCGGCGGCGTCCAGATCGGCCCGATCATGGCCGAGCTGCGCAAGCGACACGCCGGCCAGTTCGACGGCAAGCTGGCCAGCGAGCTGGTCAAGAAGCTGGCGTCGTAG
- a CDS encoding 4Fe-4S dicluster domain-containing protein: MEASETIGGAGRVADPALLGACVHCGLCLDACPTYLELGSEADSPRGRIHLIRALEDGTLGIDAEVVRHLDLCLGCRACESACPSGVRYGRIIEDARVHLNRQATRPWGARLRHRLVLATFPYRRRVRALLALAALARRLRLWPLIARRIDGAELLPAAAGAMPDGSFFPARGHERLRVGLVTGCVAGELFAHVNAAAVRLLTANGAAVVVPPAQGCCGALHLHGGERAAARALARRLVDAFPGSLDAVVVTAAGCGSSLKEYGALLADDARYRERAERFAERVRDVTEVLDAIGAAASASAMARRVTYHDACHLAHAQGVRQAPRRLLARVPNLELVELAESEVCCGSAGSYNLTEPAMARRLRERKIDHILASGAEVVAVANPGCALQIAAGLKARGSTVRVVHPVELLDDA; encoded by the coding sequence ATGGAAGCGAGCGAGACGATCGGCGGCGCGGGGCGGGTGGCGGATCCGGCGCTGCTCGGCGCCTGCGTGCACTGCGGTCTCTGCCTCGACGCCTGCCCGACGTATCTCGAGCTGGGCAGCGAAGCCGACTCGCCGCGCGGCCGCATCCATCTCATCCGCGCCCTCGAGGACGGCACCCTGGGGATCGACGCCGAGGTGGTGCGCCACCTCGATCTCTGCCTCGGCTGCCGCGCCTGCGAGAGCGCCTGTCCATCGGGCGTCCGCTACGGCCGGATCATCGAGGACGCGCGCGTCCACCTGAACCGACAGGCGACCCGCCCGTGGGGCGCGCGCCTGCGGCACCGGCTGGTCCTGGCGACCTTCCCCTACCGGCGGCGGGTGCGCGCGCTGCTGGCCCTCGCTGCTCTGGCGCGGCGGCTCCGCCTCTGGCCGCTGATCGCGCGGCGGATCGACGGCGCGGAGCTGCTGCCGGCCGCTGCCGGGGCGATGCCCGACGGGTCGTTCTTCCCGGCGCGCGGGCACGAGCGGCTGCGGGTCGGGTTGGTGACCGGCTGCGTCGCCGGCGAGCTGTTCGCACACGTCAACGCCGCCGCGGTGCGGCTGCTGACCGCCAACGGCGCGGCGGTCGTCGTGCCGCCGGCGCAGGGCTGCTGCGGCGCGCTGCACCTGCACGGCGGCGAGCGCGCGGCGGCGCGCGCCCTGGCGCGGCGGTTGGTGGACGCCTTTCCCGGGTCGCTCGACGCGGTGGTGGTGACCGCGGCGGGGTGCGGTTCGTCGTTGAAGGAGTACGGCGCGCTGCTCGCCGACGATGCCCGCTACCGCGAGCGCGCGGAGCGCTTCGCCGAGCGGGTGCGCGACGTCACCGAGGTGCTCGACGCGATCGGCGCCGCGGCATCGGCATCGGCGATGGCGCGCCGCGTCACCTATCACGACGCCTGTCACCTGGCGCACGCCCAGGGCGTGCGCCAGGCGCCGCGCCGCCTGCTGGCGCGGGTGCCGAACCTGGAGCTCGTCGAGCTGGCCGAATCGGAGGTCTGCTGCGGCAGCGCCGGCAGCTACAATCTCACCGAGCCGGCGATGGCGCGCCGCCTGCGCGAACGCAAGATCGACCACATCCTCGCCAGCGGGGCCGAGGTCGTGGCGGTCGCGAACCCCGGCTGCGCGCTGCAGATCGCCGCCGGCCTGAAGGCCCGCGGCTCGACGGTGCGCGTCGTCCACCCGGTCGAGCTGCTGGACGACGCCTGA
- a CDS encoding alpha/beta fold hydrolase, protein MDRPTDQARASHWLGRLLVPLLFFVPLPARAANPTGTARPNTPTARYGANPAAGGTFTHDGVKLYYETYGTGEPLLLLHGNGGSIADLGAQIDYFRRHYRVIAMDSRDHGLSDDGPDPLTYEDMTDDLAALLDRLRIRKANVIGWSDGGIEALLLAIRHPKRVRKIVAVSANLTPDAIDPDAIATLREMVDSISDAERQTAAGRRALTLTRLMLDEPHIDLTALEAIRAPTLVLASDHDVIVGEHTVAIHRHLPNSQLAIFPDATHSVPMDNPALFNATVDLFLHAPFVHKDRISQALQILDTLHAPTPQPDHARLSAAPSHP, encoded by the coding sequence ATGGACAGACCCACCGACCAGGCGAGAGCGTCGCACTGGCTGGGGCGCCTCCTCGTTCCGCTGCTCTTCTTCGTGCCGCTGCCGGCTCGCGCCGCCAACCCGACCGGGACCGCGCGGCCGAACACGCCCACCGCCCGGTACGGCGCCAACCCCGCCGCCGGCGGCACCTTCACCCACGACGGCGTGAAGCTCTACTACGAGACCTACGGCACCGGAGAGCCACTGCTCCTGCTGCACGGCAACGGCGGCAGCATCGCCGACCTCGGCGCCCAGATCGACTACTTCCGCCGCCATTACCGGGTGATCGCCATGGACAGCCGCGATCACGGCCTCTCCGACGATGGGCCGGACCCCCTCACGTACGAGGACATGACGGATGATCTCGCGGCGCTGCTCGACCGGCTGCGGATCCGCAAGGCCAACGTCATCGGCTGGAGCGACGGCGGCATCGAAGCGCTGCTGCTCGCCATCCGGCATCCAAAGCGGGTGCGGAAGATCGTCGCCGTGTCGGCCAATCTGACCCCTGACGCCATCGACCCCGACGCCATCGCCACCCTGCGCGAAATGGTCGATTCCATCTCCGACGCCGAGCGCCAGACCGCCGCCGGCCGCCGGGCGCTGACGCTGACGCGGCTGATGCTCGACGAGCCGCACATCGACCTGACCGCCCTCGAGGCCATCCGCGCCCCCACCCTGGTGTTGGCCAGCGACCACGACGTCATCGTCGGCGAGCACACCGTCGCGATCCATCGCCACCTGCCCAACAGCCAGCTCGCCATCTTCCCGGACGCGACCCACAGCGTGCCGATGGACAATCCGGCGCTCTTCAACGCCACCGTCGACCTGTTCCTGCACGCTCCCTTCGTTCACAAGGACCGCATCAGCCAGGCGCTGCAGATCCTGGACACCCTGCACGCCCCGACACCACAACCCGACCACGCCCGGCTGAGCGCCGCGCCCAGTCACCCGTGA
- a CDS encoding acyl-CoA synthetase, producing the protein MIPLVARAAAHAGRRALIAADGTWRYEHLLAASARVAGGLLDGRGDLAEARVAYLVAPTCAHVAVQWGIWRAGGIAVPLCTSHPAPELAYAVDEAQATILVADDVHHPRLAPLAAERGLRLLRTDALLAAPAGALPDVAEARRALILFTSGTTSKPKGVVTTHAGLAAQIASVVGAWEWSADDHILHVLPLHHLHGILNLLCAALWSGATCELQNGFDAAAVWQRIAAADGLTLFMAVPTIYARLRGAWDSAPPAQRAAMSAGCRRLRLMVSGSAALPVALLDAWRRISGHTLLERYGMTEIGMGLGNPLHGERRPGHVGAPFPGIEVRLVDDAGAVVGDDTPGQIQVRGPGVFHEYWQRPDETRAAFTADGWFRTGDIAVRERGSYRILGRDSIDIIKTGGFKVSALEIEEVLRAHPAIAECAVVGVADDEWGQRVAAAVILRPGETLTLEPLRAWAKERLAPYKVPTLLRLADDLPRNPMGKVVKPQVARLFD; encoded by the coding sequence GCCGCCGCGCATGCCGGCCGCCGCGCGCTGATCGCCGCCGACGGCACCTGGCGCTACGAGCATCTGCTCGCCGCCTCGGCGCGCGTCGCCGGGGGACTGCTCGACGGCCGCGGCGACCTCGCCGAGGCGCGCGTCGCCTACCTCGTCGCCCCCACCTGCGCCCACGTCGCCGTCCAGTGGGGCATCTGGCGCGCCGGCGGCATCGCCGTGCCGCTGTGCACGAGTCATCCGGCGCCGGAGCTGGCCTATGCGGTCGACGAGGCGCAGGCGACCATCCTCGTCGCCGACGACGTCCACCATCCGCGCCTGGCGCCGCTCGCCGCCGAGCGCGGCCTGCGCCTGTTGCGCACCGACGCCCTGCTGGCAGCGCCCGCCGGCGCCCTGCCCGACGTCGCCGAGGCGCGCCGGGCGCTGATCCTCTTCACCTCCGGCACCACCAGCAAGCCGAAGGGCGTGGTCACCACCCACGCCGGCCTGGCGGCGCAGATCGCATCGGTGGTCGGCGCCTGGGAGTGGTCGGCCGACGACCACATCCTGCACGTGCTGCCGCTGCACCACCTGCACGGCATCCTCAACCTGCTCTGCGCGGCGCTGTGGTCCGGCGCCACCTGCGAGCTGCAGAACGGCTTCGACGCCGCCGCGGTGTGGCAGCGCATCGCCGCCGCCGACGGCCTCACCCTGTTCATGGCGGTGCCCACCATCTACGCCCGCCTGCGCGGCGCCTGGGACAGCGCCCCGCCGGCGCAGCGCGCGGCGATGAGCGCCGGCTGCCGCCGCCTGCGCCTCATGGTCTCCGGCTCGGCGGCCCTGCCCGTCGCCCTGCTCGACGCCTGGCGCCGGATCAGCGGCCACACGCTGCTCGAGCGCTACGGCATGACGGAGATCGGCATGGGCCTCGGCAATCCGCTGCACGGCGAGCGCCGGCCCGGCCATGTCGGCGCGCCGTTCCCCGGCATCGAGGTGCGGCTGGTCGACGACGCCGGCGCCGTCGTCGGCGACGACACCCCGGGCCAGATCCAAGTGCGCGGCCCCGGCGTCTTCCACGAGTACTGGCAGCGCCCGGACGAGACCCGCGCCGCCTTCACCGCCGACGGCTGGTTCAGGACGGGCGACATCGCCGTGCGCGAGCGCGGCAGCTACCGCATCCTCGGCCGCGACTCGATCGACATCATCAAGACCGGCGGCTTCAAGGTCTCGGCGCTGGAGATCGAGGAGGTGCTGCGCGCCCACCCCGCGATCGCCGAGTGCGCGGTGGTCGGCGTCGCCGACGACGAGTGGGGCCAGCGCGTCGCCGCCGCCGTGATCCTCCGCCCCGGGGAGACCCTGACGCTGGAGCCCCTGCGCGCCTGGGCCAAGGAGCGCCTTGCGCCGTACAAGGTCCCGACGCTGCTGCGCCTCGCCGACGACCTCCCGCGCAATCCGATGGGCAAGGTGGTCAAGCCGCAGGTCGCGCGGCTCTTCGACTGA
- a CDS encoding alanine--glyoxylate aminotransferase family protein, with protein sequence MPITVPPRILLGPGPSNVHPRVLNAMATPLIGHLDPAFIALMEETKRLLRATFRTENALTLPISATGSAGMEACLVNLLEPDDVAIVGVNGVFGTRMVDIVRRCGARPVAVEAPWGRVIEAEDIAAALRNHPGAKLVALVHAETSTGAWQPVEEIAPLVRAAGALLVLDTVTSLGGCPVRIDEWQVDAAYSGTQKCLSCPPALAPLTFGPRALEVLRARRTPVQSWYLDLTMIEKYWGDERVYHHTAPITMNYALLEALRLVHEEGLEARWRRHQRHHEALQAGLAALGLELAAQAGRRLWMLNSVTIPDGVDDLAVRRGLLEEFQLEIGGGLGPLKGKVWRIGLMGESSTAANVLLVLHALERVLPRCGHALSAGAGVSAAAARLEGAAS encoded by the coding sequence ATGCCGATCACCGTCCCGCCTCGCATCCTCCTCGGTCCGGGACCGAGCAACGTCCACCCGCGCGTGCTGAACGCCATGGCCACGCCGCTGATCGGGCATCTCGATCCGGCCTTCATCGCGCTCATGGAGGAGACCAAGCGGCTCCTGCGGGCGACGTTCCGCACCGAGAACGCGCTGACCCTGCCGATCTCGGCCACCGGCTCGGCGGGCATGGAGGCGTGCCTGGTCAATCTCCTGGAGCCCGACGACGTCGCCATCGTCGGCGTCAACGGCGTCTTCGGCACCCGCATGGTGGACATCGTCCGTCGCTGCGGCGCCCGGCCGGTCGCGGTCGAGGCGCCGTGGGGTCGGGTGATCGAGGCCGAGGACATCGCCGCCGCGCTGCGCAACCATCCCGGCGCCAAGCTGGTGGCGCTGGTGCACGCCGAGACCTCGACCGGCGCCTGGCAGCCGGTCGAGGAGATCGCGCCGCTGGTCCGCGCCGCCGGCGCGCTCCTGGTGCTCGACACCGTCACCTCGCTCGGCGGCTGCCCGGTGCGCATCGACGAGTGGCAGGTCGACGCCGCCTACAGCGGCACGCAGAAATGCCTGAGCTGTCCGCCCGCCCTGGCACCGCTCACCTTCGGGCCGCGCGCCCTCGAGGTCCTGCGCGCCCGGCGCACGCCGGTGCAGAGCTGGTACCTCGACCTGACGATGATCGAGAAATACTGGGGCGACGAGCGCGTGTATCACCACACCGCGCCGATCACCATGAACTACGCGCTGCTGGAAGCGTTACGGCTGGTGCACGAGGAGGGGCTGGAGGCGCGGTGGCGTCGGCATCAACGTCACCACGAGGCGTTGCAGGCGGGCCTCGCGGCGCTCGGCCTCGAGCTCGCGGCGCAGGCGGGGCGTCGGCTGTGGATGCTCAACAGCGTGACGATTCCGGACGGGGTGGACGATCTGGCGGTGCGCAGGGGATTGCTGGAGGAATTCCAGCTCGAGATCGGCGGCGGGTTGGGTCCGCTGAAGGGGAAAGTGTGGCGGATCGGCCTGATGGGCGAATCGAGCACGGCGGCCAACGTGCTCCTGGTGTTGCACGCGCTGGAACGGGTGCTACCGCGCTGCGGCCACGCGCTCTCCGCCGGCGCCGGCGTGTCCGCCGCGGCGGCGCGTCTGGAGGGCGCCGCGTCGTGA
- a CDS encoding sulfotransferase translates to MEDKVIFVIGPPRSGSTLLARMIGAHSLIMGRPEPHLLTPLAHLGYYARVDKAPYDAVLAAEAQREFVAALPGGEQDYIDACRAYCDTLYLRMLATRPEKQRFLDKTPAYGLILDFLARIYPRARYVVLTRHPLAVFSSYAESFFNGDYAAAHAYNPLLERYVPAIASFLRARPVPLYHVVYERLVADPEATMAEIFAFLGVPNEPQAVEYGKQEPAAQGLGDPIGVKKHSRPSTESIDKWALEIASSPDRLRLCQEMIARLDPADLATWQHPLDDLWAPLAAVAGAAAAPRRKTFDRYRLERMLIVRGRALVRRSSLLRRCLGTVRLGADVLLRE, encoded by the coding sequence GTGGAAGACAAGGTCATCTTCGTCATCGGCCCGCCGCGTTCGGGGTCCACCCTGCTGGCGCGCATGATCGGCGCCCATTCGCTGATCATGGGGCGGCCGGAGCCGCATCTGCTGACGCCGCTCGCCCATCTCGGGTACTACGCCAGGGTCGACAAGGCGCCCTACGACGCCGTCCTCGCCGCCGAGGCGCAGCGCGAGTTCGTCGCCGCCCTGCCGGGCGGCGAGCAGGACTACATCGACGCCTGCCGCGCCTACTGCGACACGCTCTACCTGCGGATGCTCGCGACCCGGCCCGAGAAGCAACGCTTTCTCGACAAGACGCCGGCCTACGGCCTGATCCTCGACTTCCTCGCCAGGATCTATCCGCGCGCGCGCTACGTCGTCCTCACCCGCCATCCGCTGGCGGTATTCAGCTCCTACGCGGAGTCCTTCTTCAACGGCGACTACGCGGCCGCCCACGCCTACAACCCGCTGCTCGAGCGCTACGTACCGGCGATCGCCAGCTTCCTGCGCGCCCGGCCGGTGCCGCTCTACCACGTCGTGTACGAGCGCCTGGTCGCCGATCCGGAAGCGACGATGGCCGAGATCTTCGCCTTCCTGGGCGTGCCCAACGAGCCGCAGGCGGTGGAGTACGGCAAGCAGGAGCCCGCCGCACAGGGCCTCGGCGATCCGATCGGCGTCAAGAAGCACAGCCGTCCGAGCACCGAGTCGATCGACAAGTGGGCGCTCGAGATCGCCTCGTCCCCCGACCGCCTCCGCCTCTGCCAGGAGATGATCGCGCGCCTCGATCCCGCCGACCTCGCGACCTGGCAGCATCCGCTCGACGACCTGTGGGCGCCCCTCGCCGCCGTCGCCGGCGCGGCCGCCGCGCCGCGGCGGAAGACCTTCGACCGCTACCGCCTCGAGCGCATGCTCATCGTCCGCGGCCGCGCCCTGGTGCGGCGCTCGTCGCTGCTGCGGCGCTGCCTGGGAACGGTCCGCCTCGGGGCGGACGTCCTACTGCGCGAATAG
- a CDS encoding FAD-binding oxidoreductase has translation MNGDRPGGDATAALREALGDAVRPDFDAKFRFAAAGGAPECVVEPADIPGVVAAIDAARRAGLAVVPAGNGTHLRIGWRSRAPHLALSTRQMGRVLAHDAGDMTVRVECGATVAALDAALAAAGQWLPLDPPRAEAMTVGGLIAADRNGPLRLGYGGVRDWLIGVRAVMADGAVVRGGGQVVKNVAGYDLPRLFAGSFGTLGVLVEATFKVRPRAAALALGEWTAPTLAAALARAQAVMASDVQPVLLEAVNESAAEALGLDSGASVLIGVAGSPPHLDEQERRLAALSGGAAVRHAPERGDALLRALREFSQPADDDALVIRVGVLPTALPPVLAEIETAARRAGVVAEIAAHAGNGVAWCQLLGAPDEAALQGVAAAARAAALRGGGWAVYEAIPGELGERLDPWGFDAPALAVMRRVKAALDPDGLFSPGRFVGGI, from the coding sequence ATGAACGGCGATCGCCCGGGCGGCGACGCGACGGCGGCGCTGCGCGAGGCGCTGGGCGACGCGGTGCGGCCGGACTTCGACGCCAAGTTCCGCTTCGCCGCCGCCGGCGGCGCGCCGGAGTGCGTCGTCGAGCCGGCGGACATCCCCGGCGTCGTGGCGGCGATCGACGCCGCCCGCCGCGCCGGGCTGGCGGTGGTGCCGGCCGGCAACGGAACCCACCTGCGGATCGGCTGGCGGTCGCGGGCGCCGCACCTGGCGCTGAGCACGCGGCAGATGGGGCGCGTCCTCGCCCACGACGCCGGCGACATGACGGTGCGCGTCGAGTGCGGCGCCACCGTCGCGGCGCTCGACGCCGCGCTCGCCGCGGCCGGTCAGTGGCTGCCGCTCGACCCGCCGCGCGCCGAGGCGATGACGGTGGGCGGCCTGATCGCCGCCGATCGCAACGGGCCGCTGCGCCTGGGCTACGGCGGCGTGCGCGACTGGCTGATCGGCGTCCGCGCCGTCATGGCGGACGGCGCCGTGGTGCGCGGCGGCGGCCAGGTGGTGAAGAACGTCGCCGGCTACGATCTGCCGCGGCTGTTCGCCGGCTCCTTCGGCACCCTCGGGGTGCTCGTCGAGGCGACCTTCAAGGTGCGGCCGCGGGCGGCGGCGTTGGCGCTCGGCGAGTGGACCGCGCCGACCCTGGCGGCGGCGCTGGCGCGCGCCCAGGCGGTGATGGCGAGCGACGTGCAACCGGTCCTGCTGGAAGCGGTGAACGAATCGGCGGCGGAGGCCCTCGGCCTCGACAGCGGCGCCTCGGTGCTGATCGGCGTCGCCGGCTCGCCACCGCACCTGGACGAGCAGGAGCGGCGCCTGGCGGCGCTGTCCGGCGGCGCCGCCGTCCGCCACGCGCCGGAACGGGGCGACGCGCTGCTGCGCGCGCTGCGCGAGTTCTCGCAGCCGGCGGACGACGATGCGCTGGTGATCCGGGTCGGCGTCCTGCCGACGGCGCTGCCGCCGGTGCTGGCCGAGATCGAGACGGCGGCGCGGCGGGCCGGCGTCGTGGCGGAGATCGCCGCGCATGCCGGCAACGGGGTCGCCTGGTGCCAGTTGCTCGGCGCGCCCGACGAGGCGGCGTTGCAGGGAGTCGCCGCGGCGGCGCGCGCCGCGGCGCTGCGCGGCGGCGGCTGGGCGGTGTACGAGGCGATTCCCGGCGAGCTCGGCGAGCGCCTCGACCCGTGGGGATTCGACGCGCCGGCGCTTGCCGTCATGCGGCGGGTGAAAGCGGCGCTCGACCCCGACGGCCTCTTCAGCCCGGGGCGCTTCGTCGGCGGCATCTGA
- a CDS encoding lipocalin family protein yields MAWCATRRAGRGALAALAALLGGCSVSARDVTVPMAPEVDLPRFMGDWYVIGVIPTWFEQGACNAVESYALDDDGTIQTTFTFNAGALDGPEKRMRPRGFVVPGTNNAVWGMQFVWPIEAEFVIAHVDPAYTETIIARSARDYVWIMARTPTIGEDRYAALVSRVGAMGYDVDRIQRVPQRAGP; encoded by the coding sequence ATGGCATGGTGTGCGACGCGGCGCGCCGGGCGAGGGGCGCTGGCGGCCCTGGCGGCGCTGCTCGGCGGCTGCAGCGTGTCGGCGCGGGACGTGACGGTGCCGATGGCGCCGGAGGTGGACCTGCCGCGCTTCATGGGCGACTGGTACGTGATCGGCGTCATTCCCACCTGGTTCGAACAGGGAGCCTGCAACGCGGTGGAGTCCTACGCGCTCGACGACGACGGCACGATCCAGACGACGTTCACGTTCAACGCGGGGGCTTTGGACGGTCCCGAGAAGCGCATGCGGCCGCGCGGCTTCGTCGTCCCCGGCACGAACAATGCGGTCTGGGGCATGCAGTTCGTCTGGCCGATCGAGGCGGAATTCGTCATCGCGCACGTCGATCCGGCGTACACCGAGACGATCATCGCCCGCAGCGCCCGCGACTACGTCTGGATCATGGCGCGCACCCCGACGATCGGCGAGGACCGCTATGCGGCGCTGGTCAGCCGGGTGGGCGCCATGGGCTACGACGTCGACCGGATCCAGCGCGTGCCCCAGCGCGCCGGACCGTGA